In Candidatus Roseilinea sp., one DNA window encodes the following:
- a CDS encoding LLM class F420-dependent oxidoreductase, whose amino-acid sequence MVLKFGFCLPIFAWPGAQLFRTPAYPRLDAATTMHLGRLADDLGYHSLWVADHLMLGRDEAILEGWTTLCALAGLTRRAQLGVIHYNNAFRHPALTAKMAATLDQISGGRYIHFIDYGNQPREFLAYGLHPDDAIEDRIAQMIEGLELTLKLWSAREPVHFAGRHYAVVNAVCEPQPAQQPRPPIWIGEAHPMLLEAAARYADAWNSVPVGYEALQMRLAELRAACARAGRDYATIEKTYEVQILIAPDRDALRCKLGAMLALIPQHERPRDVAAFVHGEAAEPPTWMRETWWIGTPDEVEAQVRCFADLGVTHFMLWFVDAPDESGMRLFAETLLRRMSA is encoded by the coding sequence ATGGTGCTCAAATTCGGTTTCTGCCTACCCATCTTCGCCTGGCCGGGGGCGCAGCTGTTTCGCACGCCGGCCTATCCCCGGCTCGATGCAGCGACGACGATGCATCTCGGTCGCCTGGCCGATGATCTGGGTTATCACTCCTTGTGGGTTGCCGATCACCTCATGTTGGGCCGAGACGAGGCGATCCTAGAGGGCTGGACGACGCTCTGTGCGCTGGCCGGCCTGACCCGGCGCGCCCAACTCGGCGTCATCCACTACAACAACGCCTTCCGCCATCCGGCGTTGACGGCGAAGATGGCGGCGACGCTCGACCAAATCAGCGGCGGGCGATATATCCATTTCATAGACTACGGCAACCAACCGCGCGAGTTTCTAGCCTACGGCCTGCATCCCGACGACGCCATCGAGGATCGCATCGCCCAGATGATCGAGGGGCTGGAGCTGACGCTCAAGCTCTGGTCGGCGCGCGAGCCGGTTCACTTTGCCGGCCGCCACTATGCGGTCGTAAATGCCGTATGCGAACCGCAGCCGGCTCAGCAGCCACGTCCGCCGATCTGGATCGGCGAGGCGCATCCAATGCTGCTAGAAGCGGCAGCTCGCTACGCGGATGCCTGGAACAGCGTGCCGGTGGGATATGAGGCGCTCCAGATGCGGCTGGCCGAGCTGCGCGCTGCGTGCGCGCGCGCCGGCCGCGACTACGCCACCATCGAGAAGACCTACGAAGTGCAAATTCTCATCGCGCCGGATCGCGACGCGCTGCGCTGCAAACTCGGCGCGATGTTGGCGTTGATCCCTCAGCACGAGCGTCCCCGCGATGTCGCCGCGTTCGTTCACGGCGAGGCAGCCGAGCCACCGACCTGGATGCGCGAAACATGGTGGATCGGCACGCCGGACGAAGTTGAGGCGCAGGTGCGTTGCTTCGCCGACCTCGGCGTGACGCACTTCATGCTATGGTTCGTAGATGCCCCGGATGAGTCCGGTATGCGCTTGTTCGCGGAGACGCTGTTGCGGCGTATGTCCGCATAG
- a CDS encoding 4-hydroxyproline 2-epimerase translates to MCTPGSLSTRQLISTMQKLHVIDSHTGGEPTRLVIDGGPDLGDGSVAEQLRVLRERHDWLRRSVIHEPRGSDVIVGAWLCRPGDPTCSAGVIFFNNAGYLGMCGHGTIGLVASLAYLGRIAPGAHRIETPVGIVEATLHAAPGEACGYPNRVSVRNVPSYRYAKDVHIHVDGIGVVTGDTAWGGNWFFLVHDPGQMLSATNIPALTQFAARIKDALRRDNITGAGGAEIDHIELFGPSTQADSRNFVLCPGNAYDRSPCGTGTSAKLACLYADGQLLPGQVWHQESIIGSVFEAGFEANADGSITPTITGEAFVTADATLLLDPAIHFGGGWSIETLQIIVGLCSRKPAPSAHN, encoded by the coding sequence ATGTGCACGCCCGGCAGCCTATCAACCCGGCAACTCATCAGCACCATGCAAAAGCTCCATGTCATTGACTCCCATACCGGCGGCGAGCCGACGCGGTTGGTGATTGACGGCGGGCCGGATCTGGGCGATGGAAGCGTGGCCGAACAACTGCGCGTCTTGCGCGAACGGCACGACTGGCTTCGCCGCAGCGTGATCCACGAGCCGCGTGGTAGCGACGTGATCGTCGGCGCGTGGCTGTGCCGGCCCGGTGACCCGACGTGCAGCGCCGGCGTGATCTTCTTCAATAACGCCGGCTATCTGGGCATGTGCGGCCACGGGACGATCGGTCTGGTGGCATCGCTGGCCTATCTCGGACGTATCGCGCCCGGCGCGCATCGCATCGAAACGCCCGTCGGGATTGTCGAGGCGACGCTGCATGCTGCGCCCGGCGAGGCGTGCGGCTATCCAAACCGCGTCTCCGTGCGTAACGTGCCCAGCTACCGCTACGCTAAGGATGTGCACATTCATGTGGACGGCATCGGCGTGGTGACCGGCGACACAGCCTGGGGCGGCAACTGGTTCTTCCTCGTCCACGATCCCGGCCAGATGTTGAGCGCAACGAACATTCCGGCGCTGACCCAATTCGCAGCGCGCATCAAGGACGCCCTACGACGCGACAACATCACCGGTGCGGGTGGCGCCGAGATTGACCACATCGAGTTGTTCGGGCCAAGTACGCAAGCCGACAGCCGGAACTTCGTGCTGTGCCCGGGCAATGCCTACGATCGCTCACCGTGCGGCACCGGCACCAGCGCCAAGCTGGCCTGCCTGTATGCCGACGGCCAGCTCTTGCCCGGCCAGGTGTGGCATCAGGAAAGCATCATCGGCAGCGTGTTCGAAGCCGGCTTCGAGGCGAATGCCGACGGCTCGATTACCCCGACGATCACCGGCGAAGCATTCGTCACTGCCGACGCGACGCTATTGCTCGACCCCGCGATCCATTTCGGTGGGGGCTGGTCTATTGAGACCTTGCAAATCATCGTAGGATTGTGCTCGCGCAAGCCTGCGCCTTCGGCTCACAACTGA
- a CDS encoding glycerate dehydrogenase, translated as MKDEGRKTQDRRPLAVVWDAVGNVTWGMRGWDEYPPLIQAQFLREDPTGRARIQTIETFLAPHAVVVHKVSNADELDACIAEADFLITHKVNVPSEVLRKGKRLRLVQHLGLDYRGIPLDAIAELGVPLAAVPMVNYLAVAEHSWALILNHLKRLPQTRPYMQRREYVDRWGLFPPGLQLARDCTLGLLGFGEIARPMARIAKAFDMRVIFWDIARFPEIEQAYGVEWLPWDEVFKQADILSVHLALNDQTHKIIGEREIGLMKPTAFFVNTARGRLVDQPALVRALQERRLGGAGLDVFYEEPLPVDDPLHALHEDLSYHVTLTPHDAWQSVWTHVRDSQAIWGNVKRVLNGEPIAFRVA; from the coding sequence ATGAAAGACGAAGGACGCAAGACGCAAGATCGAAGACCACTAGCCGTCGTCTGGGATGCCGTCGGCAACGTGACGTGGGGCATGCGCGGCTGGGATGAATACCCACCGCTCATTCAGGCGCAGTTCCTGCGCGAAGATCCAACCGGCCGCGCGCGCATCCAGACGATCGAGACGTTCCTCGCCCCACATGCCGTCGTCGTTCACAAAGTGTCCAACGCCGATGAGCTTGACGCCTGCATCGCCGAGGCCGACTTCTTGATCACACACAAGGTGAACGTGCCGAGCGAGGTGCTGCGCAAAGGTAAGCGCCTGCGCCTGGTGCAGCACCTCGGCCTGGATTACCGCGGCATTCCACTCGATGCAATCGCCGAGCTGGGCGTGCCGCTGGCCGCCGTGCCGATGGTGAACTATCTGGCCGTGGCCGAGCACAGTTGGGCGCTCATCCTAAATCATCTCAAGCGCTTGCCGCAAACCCGGCCCTACATGCAGCGTCGCGAGTATGTGGATCGCTGGGGGCTCTTCCCGCCCGGTCTGCAATTGGCGCGCGATTGCACGCTCGGCCTACTGGGTTTCGGCGAAATCGCCCGGCCCATGGCGCGCATCGCCAAAGCCTTCGACATGCGCGTGATCTTCTGGGACATCGCGCGCTTTCCCGAAATCGAGCAGGCCTATGGCGTGGAGTGGTTGCCCTGGGATGAGGTCTTCAAGCAAGCCGACATCCTCAGCGTTCACCTGGCGCTCAACGATCAAACGCACAAGATCATCGGCGAGCGTGAAATCGGGCTCATGAAGCCGACGGCGTTCTTCGTCAATACGGCGCGCGGCCGGCTGGTGGATCAGCCGGCCCTGGTGCGCGCGCTGCAGGAGCGCCGGCTGGGCGGCGCCGGGCTGGACGTGTTCTATGAGGAGCCGCTGCCGGTGGATGATCCGTTGCATGCGCTGCACGAGGACCTGAGCTACCACGTGACGTTGACGCCGCACGACGCTTGGCAGAGCGTGTGGACGCATGTGCGCGACTCGCAGGCGATCTGGGGCAACGTCAAGCGCGTGCTCAATGGCGAGCCGATCGCCTTCCGCGTAGCTTGA
- a CDS encoding ABC transporter substrate-binding protein gives MRKTSTILTLSIALLISACTGAPPPVRTPTAPVDAPTAATPTSASATPAETALVPITFMAGYKPQANLPFVGAYVAKEKGFFQQNGLDVVIEHSTGKGEHVQLLLAGKVHVTTMDAATVLQRRADPGLPVVSIALIGQRGQQGFAALKRAGIQTPKDWEGKTVGYKGTPPPDLYALLAAAGADVNKVNLVNVGFDPRVLTEGKVDVYPLFKSNEPYLLRKWGHEITLWEAADYGVPTLGLAYVSSEARIPSDAPTLARFLRAALRGIAYAQDNLDEAVQIVMKYAGPETDPDHMRYMLETELRDAQNERGFGWQSVEQWQALAQMLVKYQALPADLKVEAAFTTQIWDAAQGQASGSR, from the coding sequence ATGCGCAAAACTTCTACCATCCTGACCCTATCTATCGCACTTCTCATCAGCGCCTGCACGGGCGCGCCGCCTCCCGTTAGAACGCCGACTGCGCCCGTGGATGCGCCAACCGCCGCGACGCCGACCTCCGCATCCGCGACGCCTGCCGAGACAGCTCTGGTTCCGATAACGTTTATGGCCGGCTACAAGCCGCAGGCCAATCTGCCCTTTGTCGGCGCGTATGTCGCCAAGGAGAAAGGCTTCTTCCAACAGAATGGCCTGGACGTCGTGATCGAGCACTCAACCGGCAAAGGCGAACATGTCCAGTTGCTGTTGGCAGGCAAGGTGCATGTGACCACGATGGACGCCGCAACCGTCTTGCAGCGTCGCGCCGACCCCGGCCTGCCGGTGGTGTCCATCGCCCTGATCGGACAGCGAGGGCAGCAAGGGTTTGCCGCGCTGAAGCGTGCGGGCATCCAGACGCCCAAAGATTGGGAAGGAAAGACCGTTGGCTACAAGGGCACGCCGCCCCCCGATTTGTATGCCTTGCTCGCAGCTGCCGGAGCCGACGTAAACAAGGTCAATCTGGTCAACGTGGGTTTTGACCCCCGCGTTCTCACCGAAGGGAAGGTGGACGTTTATCCGTTGTTCAAATCGAATGAACCCTATCTGCTTCGCAAGTGGGGGCATGAGATCACGCTCTGGGAAGCTGCCGATTACGGCGTGCCGACGTTGGGCCTGGCCTACGTCTCCAGCGAAGCGCGCATCCCGAGCGACGCTCCGACGCTTGCCCGCTTCCTGCGCGCTGCGCTTCGGGGCATCGCTTATGCGCAAGATAACCTAGACGAGGCAGTGCAAATCGTGATGAAATACGCCGGCCCGGAGACCGATCCCGACCACATGCGATATATGCTGGAGACGGAGCTGCGCGATGCCCAAAATGAGCGCGGCTTTGGCTGGCAGTCTGTGGAACAGTGGCAGGCGCTTGCCCAGATGCTCGTGAAGTATCAGGCGTTGCCGGCTGATCTGAAGGTCGAAGCTGCGTTCACCACACAGATTTGGGATGCGGCCCAGGGTCAGGCATCCGGCTCACGCTGA
- a CDS encoding ABC transporter permease: MMQVNPNTIEHNKEAVLLAVLIVAGTLGMWEGAVWIWAIPTYVLPAPSRVAETFLSQPLYFLEALAVTLGQALAGLIMGTAIGILVAVLVSLKPRLERSAMTLAILVKSTPLAVIAPLLTIWLGFGVLPKVIITALLTFFPVLVNVLVGLRSAGREMLDLMRVHRASEWQILVHLRFWLSLPYLFAALRVVAPLSLIGAVIAEWTGASSGLGRVMWLAYSNLNLPPMFAAIFVLSLAGVGTYGAIVWLESRVLRWR; this comes from the coding sequence ATGATGCAAGTGAATCCCAACACCATCGAGCACAACAAAGAAGCCGTTTTGCTTGCGGTGCTCATCGTCGCAGGCACACTGGGAATGTGGGAGGGCGCCGTATGGATATGGGCCATTCCCACGTACGTCCTGCCGGCTCCGAGCCGGGTTGCGGAGACCTTCTTGAGCCAGCCGCTCTACTTCCTCGAAGCCCTCGCAGTCACCCTCGGCCAGGCATTGGCCGGCCTGATCATGGGCACGGCGATCGGCATCCTGGTTGCCGTGTTGGTTAGCTTAAAGCCCCGACTGGAGCGCAGCGCAATGACGCTGGCCATCTTGGTCAAGTCCACGCCGCTGGCGGTCATTGCGCCGCTTTTGACAATATGGCTAGGCTTCGGCGTCCTCCCCAAGGTCATCATCACGGCCTTGCTGACCTTCTTCCCGGTGTTGGTCAACGTGCTGGTGGGGTTGCGCAGCGCCGGACGGGAGATGCTCGACCTGATGCGCGTTCACCGCGCCAGCGAGTGGCAAATTCTCGTCCACTTGCGCTTTTGGCTCTCGCTTCCCTACCTGTTCGCCGCTCTGCGCGTGGTCGCGCCGCTCTCGCTGATCGGCGCGGTCATCGCCGAATGGACCGGCGCTTCCAGCGGCCTGGGGCGCGTGATGTGGCTGGCCTACAGCAATCTCAATCTGCCGCCGATGTTTGCGGCCATCTTCGTTTTGTCTTTGGCCGGCGTAGGCACCTATGGCGCAATTGTCTGGCTGGAGAGCAGGGTGCTGCGCTGGAGATAA
- the hflX gene encoding GTPase HflX, with protein MPRSRIKYETTPEVQKAFLVGVEFKNPAYHAKYGAPLPLESSMEELALLCKTAGLEVVGQTTQTLDVPNPNTFIGPGKVEELIAWRNALDFDVVVFDDELSPRHLRELEEALGEDVIVLDRTGLILDIFAQHASTREGALQVELAQYEYRKPRLTRQWTHLARQAGGGAGRSGTGGVGLRGPGETQLEIDRRRIDERIAKLKRELEEVRKQRAQHRAQRKRAEIPVVAIVGYTNAGKSTLLNAIAKADVLAEDKLFATLDPTTRRVRLPHGHLALFTDTVGFIQKLPTQLVAAFRATLEEITEADALLHVVDITHPNALEQAQTVMDTLKELGAGTKQVVTALNKADRLAPEQREHLAIGGVLSEGIFISALHKEGLSELLAEVEAVLFERLVPIRVRLPYKAGDLMALFRREGAVDSELPEERSVLLSGRIPGRLLDVFMPYATGKSTP; from the coding sequence ATGCCAAGATCGCGAATCAAATACGAGACCACACCCGAAGTTCAAAAAGCCTTTCTCGTCGGCGTGGAGTTCAAGAACCCCGCCTATCACGCCAAATACGGCGCACCTTTGCCCCTCGAATCCTCGATGGAAGAGCTGGCGCTGCTATGCAAGACCGCCGGCCTGGAGGTCGTCGGCCAAACCACGCAGACGCTGGATGTGCCCAACCCGAACACGTTCATCGGCCCGGGCAAAGTGGAGGAGCTGATCGCCTGGCGCAACGCGCTCGACTTCGATGTGGTGGTGTTCGACGATGAACTCTCACCGCGTCACCTGCGTGAGCTGGAGGAAGCGCTGGGCGAGGACGTGATCGTGCTGGATCGCACCGGGCTGATCCTCGACATCTTCGCCCAGCACGCCAGCACGCGCGAGGGCGCGCTGCAGGTGGAGCTGGCGCAGTACGAATACCGCAAACCGCGGCTGACCCGACAATGGACGCACTTGGCACGCCAGGCCGGTGGTGGCGCCGGCCGCAGCGGCACCGGCGGCGTCGGTCTGCGCGGCCCTGGCGAGACCCAGCTCGAAATTGATCGCCGGCGGATTGACGAGCGCATCGCCAAGCTCAAGCGCGAATTGGAGGAGGTGCGCAAGCAGCGCGCGCAACATCGGGCGCAGCGCAAACGTGCTGAGATCCCCGTCGTCGCCATCGTCGGCTACACCAACGCCGGCAAGTCCACCTTGCTCAACGCCATTGCCAAGGCCGACGTGCTGGCCGAGGACAAACTGTTCGCCACGCTCGACCCGACCACGCGCCGGGTGCGATTGCCGCACGGTCACTTGGCACTGTTCACCGATACCGTCGGCTTCATCCAGAAGCTGCCGACGCAACTGGTGGCTGCCTTCCGCGCCACGCTGGAAGAAATCACCGAGGCCGACGCGCTGTTGCACGTGGTAGATATCACCCATCCGAATGCCCTCGAGCAGGCGCAAACGGTGATGGACACCCTGAAGGAGCTGGGCGCCGGCACCAAGCAGGTTGTGACGGCTTTGAACAAGGCCGACCGACTCGCGCCCGAGCAGCGCGAGCACCTGGCGATCGGCGGCGTGCTGAGCGAGGGCATCTTCATCTCTGCACTGCACAAGGAGGGCTTGAGCGAACTACTGGCCGAGGTGGAGGCCGTGCTGTTCGAGCGGCTGGTGCCGATTCGCGTGCGGCTGCCCTACAAGGCCGGTGACCTCATGGCGCTCTTCCGACGCGAGGGCGCGGTGGACAGCGAGCTGCCCGAGGAGCGCAGCGTGCTGCTCAGCGGCCGTATCCCTGGTCGTCTGCTCGACGTGTTCATGCCCTACGCGACGGGCAAGTCAACACCCTGA
- a CDS encoding protease, which yields MGWSFKIARVRGIDIKIHATFFLILIFGALQWAGSVPGNPIEGALFGIVLMILLFTCVTLHELGHSIVAQIFDIPVREIVLFPLGGVAFIAKSPEKPLHELLIAVAGPAVNVVIAAILFVITGGIGVDFMDVNALLAALREPSLTTMLIWLLFANISLVVFNLIPAFPLDGGRILRAVLAMGLGNARATRIAAIVGQISAVILGIIGIANGQLLLTLIALFIFFGAGQERGLAEARTVLNTLRVGDAYNKHALNLQVGDRVSTVVEYILTSYQPDFAVMQGSNIIGVITRNDVLRTLATDSADRYVTEIMQREFLRVEAHKSLDEVREVLMENGVQLAAVFDGPRYLGLVSLDDISEAFTVLTFVRRQKELRQRGSSAF from the coding sequence ATGGGCTGGTCATTCAAAATCGCTCGCGTGCGTGGCATTGACATCAAGATCCACGCCACGTTCTTCCTGATCCTGATCTTTGGCGCGTTGCAGTGGGCTGGCAGCGTGCCCGGCAACCCGATCGAGGGCGCGCTGTTCGGCATCGTGCTGATGATTCTGCTCTTCACCTGCGTCACCCTGCACGAACTCGGACACAGCATCGTCGCGCAGATCTTCGACATCCCGGTGCGCGAGATCGTGCTCTTCCCGCTGGGCGGCGTGGCGTTCATCGCCAAAAGCCCGGAGAAACCGCTGCACGAACTGTTGATCGCCGTGGCCGGGCCGGCGGTGAACGTGGTGATCGCTGCCATCCTGTTCGTCATCACCGGCGGCATCGGCGTGGACTTCATGGACGTGAACGCGCTGTTGGCTGCGCTGCGCGAGCCGTCGCTCACCACCATGCTGATTTGGCTATTGTTTGCGAACATCAGCCTGGTGGTGTTCAACCTGATTCCGGCCTTTCCGCTGGACGGCGGGCGCATCCTGCGCGCCGTGTTGGCAATGGGCTTGGGCAACGCGCGCGCCACGCGCATCGCCGCCATCGTCGGCCAAATCTCCGCCGTGATCCTCGGCATCATCGGCATCGCCAACGGCCAACTTTTGCTCACGCTGATCGCGCTGTTCATCTTCTTCGGCGCCGGCCAGGAGCGTGGCCTGGCCGAGGCACGGACGGTGCTGAACACGTTGCGCGTCGGCGACGCCTACAACAAACATGCGCTTAACTTACAGGTGGGCGACCGCGTGAGCACCGTGGTGGAATACATCCTCACCAGCTATCAACCCGATTTCGCCGTGATGCAGGGCAGCAACATCATCGGGGTGATCACCCGCAACGACGTGCTGCGCACGCTGGCCACCGACAGCGCCGACCGCTACGTGACCGAGATCATGCAGCGCGAATTTCTGCGCGTCGAAGCGCACAAGTCGCTGGACGAAGTGCGCGAAGTCCTGATGGAGAATGGCGTGCAACTGGCCGCCGTGTTCGACGGCCCGCGCTACCTCGGCTTGGTCAGCCTCGACGACATCAGCGAGGCGTTCACCGTGCTCACCTTCGTCCGCCGTCAGAAAGAGCTGCGCCAGCGAGGCAGTTCGGCGTTCTGA
- the rpsT gene encoding 30S ribosomal protein S20, which yields MANTASAKQRIRNSARKAQFNRLHRSRSRTAIKKTRLAIASKDLEQAKVELIKAISYLDRAAGKGVIHKNNAARRKSRLMKLYNKAVAAAAAKK from the coding sequence GTGGCAAATACGGCATCTGCGAAGCAGCGCATTCGCAACAGCGCACGCAAGGCGCAGTTCAATCGTCTGCACCGTTCGCGCTCGCGCACGGCGATTAAAAAGACGCGCCTTGCCATCGCGTCGAAGGATTTAGAGCAGGCAAAAGTCGAACTGATCAAGGCGATCAGCTACCTGGATCGTGCCGCGGGCAAGGGCGTGATTCACAAGAACAACGCGGCCCGGCGTAAATCGCGCTTGATGAAGCTCTACAACAAAGCGGTCGCGGCGGCTGCGGCAAAGAAGTAG
- a CDS encoding cytokinin riboside 5'-monophosphate phosphoribohydrolase — protein sequence MNSVKSSPRQERKSPIRRMQLTFADHHASLSWEVLRITAEFVQGFEFLSNLERTVTIFGSARLPESDPYYALARELGRRLARANYTVVTGGGPGIMEAGNRGATETGGHSVGLNIQLPMEQKLNPYVKEGMGFQYFFSRKFMLDYSALAYVFFPGGYGTLDELFTILTLVQTGKSNGAVPIILIGREFWQPLLDWIAGMLAARRLIGSDDLALLHLTDDLDEAMRLIRAAGDYADEI from the coding sequence ATGAACAGTGTGAAATCCTCTCCGCGCCAGGAACGCAAGTCGCCGATCCGGCGCATGCAGCTCACCTTCGCCGACCATCACGCCAGCCTGTCGTGGGAAGTGCTGCGCATCACCGCCGAATTCGTGCAGGGGTTCGAGTTCCTCTCCAACCTGGAGCGCACGGTGACCATCTTTGGCTCGGCGCGCCTGCCGGAGAGTGACCCGTACTACGCGCTGGCACGCGAGCTCGGCCGGCGACTCGCCCGCGCCAACTACACCGTCGTAACCGGCGGCGGGCCGGGCATCATGGAGGCCGGCAATCGTGGCGCAACCGAGACCGGCGGCCACTCCGTCGGGCTGAACATCCAGTTGCCCATGGAGCAGAAGCTCAACCCCTACGTCAAAGAGGGCATGGGCTTCCAGTACTTCTTCAGCCGCAAGTTCATGCTGGACTACTCGGCCCTGGCCTACGTGTTCTTCCCCGGGGGCTACGGCACGCTGGATGAATTGTTCACCATCCTCACCCTGGTGCAGACCGGCAAATCTAACGGCGCCGTGCCGATCATCCTGATCGGTCGCGAGTTCTGGCAGCCGCTGCTGGACTGGATCGCCGGCATGCTGGCGGCGCGCCGGCTGATCGGCTCCGACGATCTGGCGTTACTGCATCTGACCGACGACCTGGACGAGGCCATGCGCTTGATCCGCGCCGCCGGCGATTACGCGGACGAGATTTGA
- a CDS encoding DNA-binding protein — protein MSKATYTDPVGVNDATLHYLDVIYRLTQQSDAANTTEIAEKLGVTPSGASVMLKRLAERKLVQLTPYKGATLTPEGRRLALRTIRRHRLLEMFLHQVMGFAWHEVDDHAHALETAITEPLEDRMDEMLGHPTRCPHGHLIPNKDGTLPQVNDVPILSLAPSATGVIRCVDTDNGEWLKYLGEQGLKPGVRVTLRGVAPYGGPVTIETPDGAVAIGQNLAELIYVEPD, from the coding sequence ATGTCAAAAGCGACTTACACCGACCCGGTCGGCGTGAACGATGCGACGTTGCATTACCTGGACGTCATCTACCGCTTGACCCAGCAGTCCGACGCCGCGAACACCACTGAGATCGCGGAGAAGCTGGGCGTCACGCCGTCGGGCGCCAGCGTGATGCTCAAGCGATTGGCCGAGCGCAAACTGGTGCAGCTCACACCCTACAAGGGCGCGACGCTCACGCCGGAGGGCCGACGATTGGCGCTGCGCACGATTCGGCGCCACCGCCTGCTGGAGATGTTTCTGCATCAGGTGATGGGGTTTGCGTGGCATGAGGTGGACGACCACGCCCACGCCCTCGAAACGGCCATCACCGAGCCGCTCGAAGACCGGATGGACGAGATGCTCGGCCATCCGACACGCTGCCCGCATGGCCACCTGATCCCCAACAAAGATGGCACCCTGCCTCAGGTGAACGATGTGCCGATCCTCTCCCTCGCGCCGAGCGCGACCGGTGTCATTCGCTGCGTGGACACCGACAACGGCGAATGGCTCAAGTACCTGGGCGAGCAAGGGCTCAAACCGGGCGTGCGCGTGACGCTGAGAGGGGTGGCTCCCTACGGCGGGCCGGTTACCATCGAAACGCCCGATGGTGCCGTCGCCATCGGACAAAACTTGGCCGAGCTGATCTACGTCGAACCCGACTAA
- a CDS encoding galactonate dehydratase, whose amino-acid sequence MKITDIKVYPVWVGSRNQLIVKIETDEGIYGWGESGLSGRELAVEGALRHYRELLIGQDPMRSGFIWQLLYRSQYFEGGRVLTAAQSAIDIALHDIKGKALGVPVYQLLGGKQRDYVNCFATTGAERVEQLIERCRLLISQGWNIIRMSSAYAGQDDERIWEPWSSIGITADWFAQVRAAVGSGPVLGVDYHHRLSVAEAASFCQRMPRGTLDFLEEPIRDECPEAYEQLRRMTDVPLAIGEEFSSKWQALPYIERGITNYMRLDICNIGGFTEAMKVAGWCEAHYIDLMPHNPLGPICTAATVHLAAAIPNFFALEVRYSPTENLNFYNEDVFPVQLRLEGSRFPVPEAPGLGVEFNEKDFGGRPFKFWEAPKLYRSDGSVQNW is encoded by the coding sequence ATGAAAATCACCGATATCAAGGTCTATCCCGTCTGGGTAGGTAGCCGCAATCAGTTGATCGTCAAAATCGAAACGGACGAGGGCATCTACGGCTGGGGCGAGTCGGGGCTGAGCGGGCGTGAACTGGCCGTCGAGGGCGCCCTGCGCCACTATCGTGAGCTGTTGATTGGGCAAGACCCGATGCGCAGTGGCTTCATCTGGCAACTGCTCTACCGCTCACAATACTTCGAGGGCGGGCGTGTGCTCACCGCCGCTCAGAGCGCCATTGACATCGCGCTCCACGACATCAAGGGCAAGGCGCTGGGTGTGCCGGTGTATCAACTGCTCGGCGGCAAGCAGCGCGACTACGTGAACTGCTTCGCCACCACCGGCGCAGAGCGCGTCGAGCAACTCATCGAGCGCTGCCGATTGTTGATCAGCCAGGGCTGGAACATCATCCGCATGTCGTCGGCCTATGCCGGCCAGGATGACGAACGCATCTGGGAGCCGTGGTCGTCCATCGGTATCACTGCCGACTGGTTCGCCCAGGTGCGCGCCGCCGTCGGCAGCGGACCGGTGCTGGGCGTGGACTATCATCACCGGCTGAGCGTGGCCGAGGCCGCGTCATTCTGCCAGCGCATGCCCAGGGGAACGCTCGACTTCCTGGAAGAGCCGATTCGCGACGAATGTCCCGAGGCCTACGAGCAATTGCGGCGCATGACCGACGTGCCGTTGGCTATCGGCGAAGAGTTCAGCAGCAAGTGGCAAGCCTTGCCTTACATCGAGCGCGGCATCACGAACTATATGCGGCTGGACATCTGCAACATCGGCGGCTTCACCGAGGCGATGAAGGTGGCCGGTTGGTGCGAGGCGCACTACATTGACCTGATGCCGCACAACCCACTCGGCCCGATCTGTACTGCGGCCACGGTGCACCTGGCCGCGGCCATCCCTAACTTCTTCGCGCTCGAAGTGCGCTATTCGCCAACCGAGAATTTGAACTTCTACAACGAAGATGTCTTCCCGGTGCAACTCAGGCTCGAGGGATCGCGCTTTCCCGTGCCCGAGGCGCCCGGCCTGGGCGTCGAGTTCAACGAGAAGGACTTCGGCGGCCGGCCGTTCAAATTCTGGGAGGCGCCCAAGCTGTATCGCAGCGACGGGAGCGTGCAGAACTGGTGA